The Halichoerus grypus chromosome 3, mHalGry1.hap1.1, whole genome shotgun sequence genome segment TACAGTTGGACACAGTTGTGTCTTGTACACTAGAAAGTCTTTTACAAAATAATCATCTTAGATCAACAGAAGACCAATCTTCAATGTCGTCCTGCAAGATGGGTTAACTTTAGCAATCTcctcctaaaaacaaaaacaaaatagcaattaGATCTGTGCAACTCTGAAAGCTTTCAAAGGTCCATTTTCATGAATTGTTTTAAGTCctcaatttattcttttcttcaataatTAAAGATCACATGCATGTTCAATGGCAAAATGTAATTTGGGTCATTAATAAATTCACCCTGGAGTTCCCAAATGATACTAAATTTAAATTTCGTTAAGGAATTGGGGAATGCAATCTTCCCATATTCACAGGTTGAACTGTGCTAGATTAAGGTCTACTAGAAGTATCTCTAGTAAGCCAAAAAAACGCTCTtacaaaaatgaatttctaatAGGCTTATTATATTGTAAGACAACAAATTTCTGTGTGCATATGATCTTTAATTTATATCCCAGATTTTAAAGTTCTTGTTTTGGTTTGTAGATTTCACTAttagctataaaaagaaaaagcaagcattAAATCTTAAAGAATGAACACTTAAAATGAGGCTCCACAATTGAAATACAACACTAAACAGAAGACCAAAATGATTAAGCTGTAAAAAGGCATTTATGTACTTTAACTCCTGTAAAAAACCATTTAAGTTAAGTTTAGACACTTAAtcttcaaaaagattaaaaaagaagccAAAGTCTGAAGTTTTCCACTTTAATCTTTACGCTGGTACATGAAGTTGGAAGAGACCATACCACAGGACAGCGTTTTCTGGTGTATGCCTTGCGCTCTGCCCGCAACGTGCGACCCCCAGAGATAGACGTGGTCAGGGTGACACACGGCCTGCAATGAAGTTCCCGCTGGCGGGTACAAACAAGGTATAATGTCAGAGTTAGAAGACAACATTCTTGTTTTCCTTAAGTTGTACCCATTTCAGTACTTTACCTGTTAATAGTTCTAAAAAAGTTTAATTATTCCTCTAGACCACCTGGTacacaaagcaaacagaaaaactCTTAAGTTTTTCTGTAGTACTAAAGAAAGTGAGATAAGACTTTAAAGTTAAAGATCTATAGACACTTTAGGCAAAACAGGCTcataaagcaattaaaaagtTAACAATTTAGTAAAAACAGACTACATAAtattgtttttacttatttttcatttgtctattgatctttaaattaaattagacaTTTCCACTGGTTTCTTGTACTCATACACACACCTGTTTTCTCCAACGTCCTCCTTTAGTATGGCTGGTAATTGTTTTGGTGATTGCCACCCCCTCGAGACGCCTTGCCATAAGTGCTCTGTTGGCCTAGTTTGGAAACACACGGAAATTATATTAAGATAGTTTTCTACAAAATGGTTTCATTATAAGTACTTTATAAAGCTATTAAACATGTACAACTCTGCATGCCAAATGTTAAAATTATCAGATATCTTAAATAGGCATTATAAACTAGTCATGTATCACATATTCTAGAACATTTCTAACCACCGAAGTTTTTACATTAGTATAATCACCCGGTAACTATCAAATGCCTAAAAGCTTAACTCCCAACACTTCAAGAACGAAAACCCACACACAAACAATTTCAGAATGGGATTGTACTTTTAACATGGAATTTTAATACCATTGGTTTATGAAATTAAGTTAAATATTCTTACCACTGTAGTCTGCATATCCCTGTCCATATCCATAGTTCCCATAGTTATACCCAGTATAATCATAGCCGCCATAGCCACTATAGTTTTGATCACCACCATAGGCACTATTGTAATTTCCATATCCTTGATCATAATAGTTATTAAATCCTTGGTTCCAGTTTTGGCCCTGACCTGAAACAATGCACAATGATTGTTAGATAACAACTTCTGATCCCCAATCCTAACACAAAATGTTGTGTTCTGTCCCTCACTCTGAAAATCTTAAACAGGTGGAATAAACATCTACATAGTCATCTGAGAAAGTTATTTTTCCAGTTGTCATAAAAAGGGGCAGAAAGTCCAATTTTGCCAATTATCAAGCTTCCtaaatttaatggaaaaatcAGAACAAAGGTGAAGACAACTAGGCTGTTTAGTTTTAAAACAAGAACTCCTGCCCCCAAAAACCCAGTATGCCATGGTGTTTTCATGTAATCATAACTACGTTAAATTGGcattattttcccattaaaaaaggACACTGTCAGAGGGACCATTCTTCAAAGAGGTGAAACCAGTAAACTAACAAAAACCCATCCACTAACTTGAGCATTTTTTATGTTGAAAACCTGGCTTTACTTTCTCATGGGCTTATTCCTATTTAGCAGTTTATAGCTTAAACCAAGGAGTCATTTTCAAAGGATTAAGTTCCAAAGAATGAAGCCTCACCTCGACCACGACCCCTAGTACCACCTCGTCCACCAGCTGCAgcacctcttcctcctttttgttgttgctgttgctgccTGTATACCTCTTTGGGTTGTGCAACTTTGATTTCACACTATAAACACATTAAAACACCTTTTTTACTGTAACGTCAAAccattttattcttctcaaaacaaactgagaaatctcatctgaagaaaacaaaccaccttcaaattttcatttaataagagCAAAATGGCTTTACCTTCCCAGAACCAATTTGATGATATCTGCTTTCTAATAATTTCTTTACTGGCTCTTCGTCTGTGTATGTGATAAAacaaaatcctcttctttcatttgtttttgtatcCATGGGAAGTTCAATATTTTCAATCTGAAACCAAGAAGCACACTCGAGATCATCCAGCAATGATAAAAACTACCAGAAGGTATTACAACACCAAAGGTCCCTGGTCCCCTTCAAGCGTCAATATAACATGCTGCACATTACTGTAGTCAGATTGCTTCTGTATAAAAACTCGTATTATATTATCAACATCGCACCACAAAGGTTCATCTGTGAAGCAGAGAACAAAACTTAGTATTATTTTGTACCTAACAGATGCCACTGGTCAAGTCCAAACACTGACCACCCCAAAGCACCTGTGTTTTGGCCAAAATAAATTAAGATGTTTATTTCCATCACAGGACAGAAAAAACAGCAATTAAGGTACAGTGACTAGAAGGGACTTGAGCAGTTAATTTAACCTCTTCCTCACCTGACAAATCAATTTGTTCTGTAAAAAGCTGGGGATTAACATTACATAAACACACCAAGTATGAAACACATATAAACGTAATCACACAGCGCACCTCTCCAAAGGctccaaaatattctttaatttgttCTTCAGAAGTATCTGGGCTCAATCCACCCACAAAGACCTTTTTGGGAGGTTCTTTCCCTTTTAAAGCTTTGGCCCTTTTGGGGTCTATCAATTTGCCATCCAATTTGTGTTCTTTCAGTTCCAAAACCTAAAAGACATATGTATTTAATTTGACAACATACAATCAAACCCCcaatttgcaaaaaaagcacacagaaGCAGCACAATGCAAGTACCTGCTCCTACCTTATCAACACTAGCAGCATCTTTGAAAAGCACAAATCCAAATCCTCTTGATCTTCCAGTTACTGGATCTGTTTTAATTGTACAGTCTACAACTTCCCCAAATCGAGACAAATATTCAGTCAGATCTTTCTTGCTTGTATCCCAGCTCAAGCCTCCAATAAACATTTTACtagaaataaagttattttttaaaaaaagattagcaGCACCTCAAGGATTACTTCAGTTCTGGAATTATGTTTAACTACGAAataactggggggggggggcgtttaACCGTATATGCAAGTAATTCAATCCGTGTGTACACATCACATATAAACAAAAGACCACAAAACCCCCCAAATTCCATCGAGGTCACTTATTCGAAACAGTGGACATTTTGCTCACCATACTGAATACGAAATTTAAGCGAGGCCAACCAAGTTAGTTCTACATTGATTTAGTATTAAAAATCCAACTTCCTAACCCGATCCCTCACAATTTAGGTCCACCCCCTTCCACAGCTGTCAAGGCTATGTTCCACCTAAAGAACTCATAACGCGTTCTGGGGATCCGGGTACCAGTCACACACTGATTCCCAAACTAAGAATTCCCTAAACTCTCCCCAGTAAAACTGTGCGGGGGGCCCTAACACAGACACAATAAAAAGGCGGCGGCAGCTGCAGCATGTGGCGCAGCGAGGCCGGCCCCTCCCCCTCAGGCCCCACGCGGCGCCTGCGCACTCGGGACATAGACGCCGCCGCCCTCCTCCTCCAACTCCTCcgcccttcccccaccttccgCGGGCCTCTCGAGGCACCCCCTCCGTCTCCtactttcctcttccctccaagCTAGTGCGGCCCAGCGGGCATGCGGGGAATCGACTCGGGGCAAGAACCGGGGCAGCACGCGGCTCCCGAGGGATGAAGGGCGCGTGCGGcgcgctgggggagggggaagagaggagaagcgTGCGGTACCCGTCATCCTGCTGATTCTTGCTCGCGTTGATCTTGGATCCCTCTGCGAATTCCTCTATGTTGCTGTACTCGTTCATGTCCTCCATGGTGGCGGAGTTGTCGGCCGTGTGGTGCTGGCGCGCAGTCCGGGTcgcggcagcagcggcggcggagCGTTGTATGGAGCTGGATTTAAAATGGCGGCGGAAGAGATCCGGGCGCCGCCTGCGCCCTCCCTTTATAGCCGCCCCGCCCGCCAATCGGGAGGGCTGCTGGGCGGTGACGTGGCGCTGGGCCCGGCGCGCCCCCTGCCGGGCGGAGCTGGGAGCGAGCGAAGGGAGGAGCGGGGCGAGCTGCCGCGGCGGCCGCGGCCGCCAATGGGAAAGGCTGCGGGAGGCTAAAGTAGCGGGAGCGGAGGGGAACAATGGCGGCGGCACATGGGAAAGCCGGGGCGGGACCTCCATCGCGGCCCTCCCGGTGAGGAGCGAGGTCGTGGGTGAGGGGACGCGGGCTTAAGATGAGAGAAGCGTCAGAAGAGAAAAACGAAGGGGCGAAAAGTCCTGGGGTCAAAAATCCCGAGCAGCGCCGTCGCAGGGCCACAGTCCCTCTTGTCTTGAGAGCCTTTGTCTCTGGCGTCCGGTCCAGCCCACTCCTAGCAAAGAGCCGTCAACCCCGCCTTTTTCCAAAGCCCTCGGTCCCCCAGTGCGGACTGCTGCGGTGGCGGCTGCTGCTATCGATTAGCACCGTGGCCGGGGTGCTCCGGGAAAAGGCGGACTGCGCCCGGCGCCGGCGGCTGAGACAGCGagcgcgcccgcccgcccgtcTGCCGCGCGCACGCGTGTTTTGTCCTCGAGCTGGCTGGAACCAGCCGAACAGGAAGCGGGCGCGCGGCGGCCCCTCCGGACAGCGGCGCGGCGCGGATGCCTCTTCCGCTACCGCGGCAGGCGCGCGGGCCGAGGAGGCGCGGCGGGCCTCCCTAACCGATCGGCCGGAGCCCGGGCCAACGCAGTCAGGCAAACCAGTCCCGGCACGGCCTCTTTTGCTGGCTGAGGACGGGAGGAGGGGCGCGAGCCCGATCAGGTTACTGTAAATATGCAAAAGCGGAGGcagtgggcggggagggggctagGTGCCGTAGAGGGCAAGGGGCACTCACATCCCCGGCGCGCCACTCGCGGGGCTCCCGTCTGCACGTGCCCCGGGCCTCTCCCGCTCGCTCAACCAGTCTGCGGAGAGGGCGCGCGCGCCCGCGCACCCGGCTCCCGCGTTCGCTTCTTTGTTCCCGCCCACGCGAGGCCCATTTTGACGGATCGGGTTCGAGGCTCTCTGGTGGCCAATCGGCGTCGACGCCtttacctccccccaccccctcggaACTACGCGAAGGCCGCCCCTTTTCCCTGCCCACGTGGTCTCGGCCTCCGGCCCTAGGCAGCTAGGTAGTTCAGGGCGCCTGTGCGGCCGTCTTATCCACCTTCAGGGGCGCGGAGGTGGCCTTGTTCTTCGTGCTGCGGCCCGCACGCGGCTGCCGGGTGGGAGATTCTTGCGGGGCTGTCGGAAACCCAGGACTGTGCTGGGGGAGCAGTGTGCGCCGCCTTCCGCCCTTCCTTCCAGTAGGCCGATTCCGGTAGTTGCATCCGGTAGGGAAATGGTCGTGCTTTCCGTGCCCGCCGAAGTCACTGTGATCCTGTTAGATATCGAAGGTACCACAACCCCGATTGCTTTCGTGAAGGTGAGGGGCGGAAGGGAGCGGGGAAGTGACTTGTgcttaaaagcaattaaaaacatttttttaagtgttgcaTACCTTGTACCAGAGACATGAGGCGTAGGAGAGGCGGTGTGGCTTTGCACCCgctgtggggtgggaggaagtagTGCGGCGGGTTGCGGGAATGCTTTTCCTCACCGTACTCTGTTCGTCCTccccagtccctgcccttggTTCAATGCAGATGGATAGGAAAGGGGTGGAGATGGTGGCGAAAAAGGGCGGAGGAGGGCAGATCCGCccgggtggggagaggggacgtGGGCGCCCCCCGCCGGCCAGGTATGCGCCCCATCGCCCCGCAGGTGAGCGCCTGTTCGGCTCTGGGTTGGGCCCATCTAGGCGGCAGCCGCGGTGGAGCGGTCCTGGAGGCTTCTAGTCCCGCAAAACGTAGACTGAAGTGTCAAGATGACTTTTCAGTTAGCCCTGGTATCTTGGGCCGTGGTGGTTACTTTTcgccccctcccactcctgctaTTAGTGTGCCGAACTGCACTCCTCATGTTATTGGGCTAGACACTGCGGAACGCTGTGCTGATTTATTAAGCTATAGAACAAACATGTCTAGATTCCGTTCATTTTCCTCTGAAAACCATGGAAACTTGAACCTCTTACCCAAAGCCTCTATCCTAGCCTCTGTCACTATTAACCAAACAATTGTCTACACCTAATTCGTAAACTTATAGCTCTGCATTATAgcagggcttttaaaaaaatacctgtatTCTATCTatcagtaaatattaaatattaatataaatttaaaaagggcCTAGTCTACGCTTTATTCGACTTATAGAGGTTTAAGATGAAAGCATTAACTAGGAGGGTTTGCATACAATAATAGATATTGTTTACAACGTAGGGAAAACCCATCTTCCAACAAATTGAGCAGtctgagtttaaaattttttttagttttatttttaaaattgcctgTGAAGAATGTTTTTTTTGATGTGGATTATAATGTAAAATCAGTGTACACTTTTAGGACTCCAATATAACAACCacttacaaattttttaaaagaatcacaaTACCATCTTAACACAAGTTCTTAAAAAATCtagtttgacatttttttctgtttttaatcacACCAGAGGCCTCTGCAGAAATAGTCAGGATTGACCAAATGCTGGTAATGGAGttgacttattttttcttaatgactGACAGAATAACCGCTTTCTCGAGTTTTCAGAGAGAAAAGGATTCCTCATCTTTGTGGGTTACAGTTCACAGCTTATTAACTCCACCAGGGATAATGACAGGAGAGGTAGTGATGCGGCATAAGATCATGTACCATTCTTGGAAAGTTGATTAGGGACTAGGATACCTCACGCAAATCAGTTTTGTAACAAAACATAggtccctctcccacctctccacTCCCCAGCCAATCCTTTCTTTTGCCAGATGACATGAGCCACTTCTTGAAATCTTCGTTATGGTAGATTTATCCTGACATCTTTCTGAGAGTTAAAATGTCTTCATAgcctaaatagatttttttttttgagtttgacACTGATCTATAGGTAAAGTCAAGGCAGCCTGCAAAAAatgattttggggggttttgttcattcatttttcaaatttaattatgttaatcaccatacattacatcattagtttttgatgtagtgttccatgattcattgtttgtgtacacccagtgctccattcagtacgtgccctctttaatacccatcaccaggctcacccatccccccaccccctcccctctagaaccctcagtttgtttctcagagtcca includes the following:
- the HNRNPDL gene encoding heterogeneous nuclear ribonucleoprotein D-like — protein: MEVPPRLSHVPPPLFPSAPATLASRSLSHWRPRPPRQLAPLLPSLAPSSARQGARRAQRHVTAQQPSRLAGGAAIKGGRRRRPDLFRRHFKSSSIQRSAAAAAATRTARQHHTADNSATMEDMNEYSNIEEFAEGSKINASKNQQDDGKMFIGGLSWDTSKKDLTEYLSRFGEVVDCTIKTDPVTGRSRGFGFVLFKDAASVDKVLELKEHKLDGKLIDPKRAKALKGKEPPKKVFVGGLSPDTSEEQIKEYFGAFGEIENIELPMDTKTNERRGFCFITYTDEEPVKKLLESRYHQIGSGKCEIKVAQPKEVYRQQQQQQKGGRGAAAGGRGGTRGRGRGQGQNWNQGFNNYYDQGYGNYNSAYGGDQNYSGYGGYDYTGYNYGNYGYGQGYADYSGQQSTYGKASRGGGNHQNNYQPY